One stretch of Methyloversatilis sp. RAC08 DNA includes these proteins:
- a CDS encoding general secretion pathway protein — protein MSGRVRRSTSQRGFSYLLLLFAVAALGIASAGSALMWSTLAQTERERELLFIGGEFSRALQRYFDASPAEPKRYPATLQDLLEDKRQPTPLRHLRKLYFDPMTRSQDWGLVISGGQIRAVYSKSEKPARITVLPAWVDATGDKVASSLKNAAPVPGAAVPPTALNATPVARGKPGERRHADWLFVPMPSGGTAANAAAGGTGAGGPAGGSSDAGSPTDPASPLNPPGRSLQEIYTSGGAAPAGDGPQ, from the coding sequence ATGAGCGGGCGCGTGCGCCGGTCGACGTCGCAGCGGGGGTTTTCCTATCTGCTGCTGCTGTTCGCCGTCGCCGCCCTCGGTATCGCCAGCGCCGGCAGCGCGCTGATGTGGAGCACGCTGGCGCAGACCGAACGCGAGCGCGAACTGCTGTTCATCGGCGGCGAATTTTCGCGTGCGTTGCAGCGCTACTTCGACGCGTCGCCCGCCGAACCCAAGCGCTATCCCGCCACCCTGCAGGATCTGCTGGAAGACAAGCGCCAGCCGACGCCGTTGCGTCATCTGCGCAAGCTCTATTTCGATCCGATGACGCGCAGCCAGGACTGGGGTCTGGTCATCAGCGGCGGGCAGATCCGCGCTGTCTACAGCAAGTCGGAAAAGCCTGCCCGCATCACCGTGCTGCCGGCCTGGGTCGATGCCACCGGCGACAAGGTCGCCAGCTCGCTGAAGAATGCTGCACCGGTACCGGGTGCTGCCGTGCCGCCCACGGCGCTCAACGCCACGCCGGTGGCGCGCGGCAAGCCCGGTGAGCGCCGCCATGCCGACTGGTTGTTCGTACCGATGCCCAGCGGTGGCACGGCGGCGAATGCCGCAGCCGGCGGAACCGGAGCTGGTGGTCCCGCAGGCGGTTCATCCGACGCGGGGTCGCCGACCGACCCCGCCAGTCCGCTGAACCCGCCGGGCCGTTCGCTGCAGGAAATCTATACCAGCGGCGGCGCAGCACCGGCCGGCGACGGGCCGCAGTGA
- a CDS encoding type II secretion system protein → MRKSLFARGFTLIELLVVMAIIAVLLTLAAPRYFEHLDRSREATLKQTLAVTRDAIDKFRGDRGAYPQSLQELVERQYLRKLPFDPVTDSADTWIVVPPRDTATDSGVADLKSGAEGMSRDGTAFSEL, encoded by the coding sequence ATGCGCAAGTCCCTGTTTGCACGCGGTTTCACGCTGATCGAACTGCTGGTCGTCATGGCCATCATTGCGGTGCTGCTGACGCTGGCCGCGCCGCGCTACTTCGAACATCTCGACCGCTCGCGCGAAGCGACGCTGAAGCAGACGCTGGCGGTCACGCGCGACGCGATCGACAAATTCCGCGGTGATCGCGGCGCGTATCCGCAAAGCCTGCAGGAACTGGTCGAGCGCCAGTACCTGCGCAAGCTGCCGTTCGACCCGGTGACCGACAGCGCCGACACCTGGATCGTCGTGCCGCCGCGTGACACGGCGACCGACAGTGGTGTGGCCGATCTGAAGAGCGGGGCCGAAGGCATGTCGCGCGACGGCACGGCCTTTTCCGAGCTGTGA
- a CDS encoding type II secretion system protein — MLRSPRLSRGFTLIELMVVIAIIGVLATMAMPMVELARVRADESELRTALRQIRTALDDYRKAWDEGRIEKKVGASGYPPSLDVLVNGVKDVKQPNDVKIYFLRRIPRDPFHTDKSTPAEQTWGLRSYASPPDEPTPGADVFDVHSLSGRTGLNGIAYRNW; from the coding sequence ATGCTTCGCAGTCCACGTCTTTCCCGCGGCTTTACATTGATCGAGCTGATGGTGGTGATCGCCATCATCGGCGTGCTCGCCACCATGGCCATGCCGATGGTGGAACTGGCACGCGTGCGTGCCGATGAATCCGAACTTCGGACCGCGCTGCGGCAGATCCGTACGGCGCTCGACGACTACCGCAAGGCCTGGGACGAAGGCCGCATCGAAAAGAAGGTCGGTGCCAGCGGCTACCCGCCCAGCCTCGACGTGCTGGTCAATGGCGTGAAGGACGTCAAGCAGCCGAACGACGTCAAGATCTACTTCCTGCGCCGCATCCCGCGAGACCCCTTTCACACCGACAAGAGCACGCCGGCGGAACAGACCTGGGGGCTGCGCAGCTATGCCAGCCCGCCGGATGAGCCGACGCCGGGTGCCGACGTGTTCGATGTCCATTCGCTGTCCGGCCGCACCGGCCTGAACGGCATCGCCTACCGGAACTGGTAA
- the galE gene encoding UDP-glucose 4-epimerase GalE, with translation MSRVLVTGGAGYIGSHTCIELMSAGHDVVVVDNLCNSKYESLRRVGQIAGRPVEAFVQADVRDRAALRAVFSAHAIDAVIHFAGLKAVGESVVKPLEYYDNNVSGTVALCEVMAEAGVKTLAFSSSATVYGDPASVPIREDFPTGPTNPYGCSKWMVEHVLRDLGVADPAWRIALLRYFNPVGAHESGLIGEDPNGLPNNLMPYVSQVAVGKLARLRVFGGDWPTPDGTGVRDYIHVLDLAQGHVRAIDYLQKQAGLLTVNLGTGRGYSVLDVVRAFEAASGRPVPYDIVERRPGDIAQCYAEPGLANRLLGWVAARDLAQMCADAWKWQRNNPQGYA, from the coding sequence ATGTCGCGCGTGCTGGTCACCGGGGGTGCGGGCTACATCGGCTCGCACACCTGCATCGAACTCATGTCGGCCGGCCACGATGTGGTCGTGGTCGACAACCTGTGCAACAGCAAGTACGAGTCACTGCGGCGCGTCGGACAGATCGCCGGTCGCCCGGTCGAGGCGTTCGTGCAGGCCGATGTACGCGATCGTGCCGCGCTGCGCGCGGTGTTTTCCGCACATGCCATCGACGCGGTCATCCATTTCGCCGGGCTGAAGGCGGTCGGCGAGTCGGTGGTCAAACCGCTCGAGTACTACGACAACAATGTCAGCGGCACCGTGGCGCTGTGCGAGGTGATGGCCGAAGCGGGTGTGAAGACGCTGGCCTTTTCGTCCTCGGCCACCGTCTACGGAGATCCGGCGTCGGTGCCGATCCGTGAGGATTTTCCGACCGGCCCGACCAACCCCTACGGATGTTCCAAGTGGATGGTCGAACACGTGCTGCGCGATCTCGGCGTGGCTGATCCGGCGTGGCGCATCGCGCTGCTGCGCTACTTCAATCCGGTCGGCGCACATGAATCCGGCCTGATCGGCGAAGACCCGAACGGCCTGCCCAACAACCTGATGCCGTACGTGAGCCAGGTGGCCGTCGGCAAGCTGGCGCGGTTGCGCGTGTTCGGCGGCGACTGGCCGACGCCCGACGGCACCGGTGTGCGCGACTACATCCACGTGCTTGATCTGGCGCAAGGCCATGTGCGGGCCATCGACTATCTTCAGAAGCAGGCCGGCCTGCTGACGGTGAACTTGGGTACCGGACGCGGCTACAGCGTGCTCGACGTGGTGCGGGCCTTCGAAGCTGCCAGCGGTCGGCCGGTGCCGTACGACATCGTCGAGCGCAGGCCGGGTGACATCGCCCAGTGCTACGCCGAACCCGGCCTTGCAAACCGGCTTCTGGGCTGGGTTGCAGCGCGGGATCTGGCGCAGATGTGCGCCGATGCCTGGAAGTGGCAGCGTAACAACCCGCAGGGCTACGCCTGA
- a CDS encoding FKBP-type peptidyl-prolyl cis-trans isomerase: protein MLITKDSVVTLKYSVTDPDGNLVDSGAAPLAYLHGGYGGIFQPIEEALEGQAVGYEVVVKLQPEDAFGEYDEELVEIESRSNFPENIEVGMQFERVSPDGEEEGLYTVTDITDDRIVIDGNHPLAGTALVFSCTVAEIRKASAEELTHGHVHGEHGHQH, encoded by the coding sequence ATGCTCATCACCAAGGACTCGGTCGTCACTCTTAAGTACAGCGTGACCGATCCGGACGGAAATCTGGTCGACTCGGGTGCTGCGCCGCTCGCCTATCTGCATGGCGGTTATGGCGGCATCTTCCAGCCGATCGAAGAAGCGCTCGAAGGCCAGGCTGTCGGCTATGAAGTGGTCGTCAAGCTGCAGCCGGAAGATGCATTCGGCGAATACGACGAAGAACTGGTGGAGATCGAGTCGCGCTCGAATTTCCCGGAAAACATCGAAGTCGGCATGCAGTTCGAGCGCGTCAGTCCGGATGGCGAGGAAGAAGGCCTGTACACCGTCACCGACATTACCGATGACCGCATCGTGATCGATGGCAATCACCCGCTGGCCGGCACCGCACTGGTGTTCTCCTGCACCGTGGCCGAAATCCGGAAGGCATCTGCCGAAGAGCTGACGCACGGTCACGTGCACGGCGAGCACGGTCACCAGCACTGA
- a CDS encoding peroxiredoxin has translation MLNAGQPAPLFELPDADFELFDLREQMARHLTVLYFYIKDDTPGCTAQAIEFSDLEEHFRNCDCTVVGISRDELFTHAEFRDKHGLAFRLLSDVDAEVSRRYGAWREREVEGRSRFCMTRSTFIIDRKGVIRYAQYGVNPRGHAGEILECVRALHTKGIRNAHHQGLGRHS, from the coding sequence ATGCTGAATGCAGGACAACCTGCTCCGCTGTTCGAGCTGCCGGACGCCGATTTCGAACTGTTCGATCTGCGCGAACAGATGGCGCGGCATCTGACTGTGCTCTATTTCTACATCAAGGACGATACGCCGGGATGCACCGCCCAGGCGATCGAATTCAGCGATCTCGAAGAACATTTCCGGAACTGCGATTGCACCGTCGTGGGGATCAGTCGCGATGAGTTGTTTACTCATGCAGAATTTCGCGACAAGCACGGGCTGGCGTTCCGGCTGCTGTCCGATGTCGACGCCGAGGTCAGCCGGCGCTATGGTGCGTGGCGCGAACGCGAGGTCGAAGGCAGGTCACGTTTCTGCATGACCCGCTCGACCTTCATCATCGACCGGAAAGGTGTCATACGTTACGCGCAATACGGCGTGAATCCGCGCGGGCACGCAGGAGAAATCCTCGAATGCGTGCGCGCACTCCATACGAAAGGAATCAGGAATGCTCATCACCAAGGACTCGGTCGTCACTCTTAA
- a CDS encoding FxDxF family PEP-CTERM protein, whose amino-acid sequence MKHGSSTRGYEGLFRDNKHKLFYFMSLGNILEPCLWMDPNGTLLAYQPSGSTACHPRQSQRVRFHAVAIEIGSNGCVRQSFLQKFVLRSVTFLKGTEMKKSLLAVAVTGLFAVSGAQAATDWGVHAPVETGIASLTGSFSEIFTFSLSAPTTTLSTIAISFESTPVFGLSADSMVWLYKETGAVDTFTAAYSFGTLFTANNLLAGDYYYKVTGSTTGSLGGVFALTSTTAPITVVPEADTYLMMLAGLGMIGLMAKRRMS is encoded by the coding sequence ATGAAGCACGGCTCAAGCACCAGGGGATACGAGGGTCTATTCAGGGATAACAAACACAAACTCTTTTATTTCATGAGCTTGGGAAATATTCTCGAACCCTGCCTCTGGATGGATCCAAACGGCACGTTGCTTGCTTATCAACCTTCGGGATCGACCGCCTGTCACCCGAGGCAATCACAGAGAGTCCGGTTTCATGCAGTTGCAATTGAAATTGGTTCAAATGGTTGTGTCAGACAGTCGTTCTTGCAAAAATTTGTTTTGCGATCTGTCACTTTCTTGAAAGGTACGGAAATGAAGAAATCTCTACTGGCAGTAGCCGTAACCGGCCTGTTCGCCGTATCAGGCGCCCAGGCTGCAACAGACTGGGGTGTTCACGCTCCGGTCGAAACCGGTATCGCATCACTGACCGGTTCCTTCTCCGAAATTTTCACTTTTTCGCTGAGCGCCCCCACCACGACGCTCTCGACGATCGCGATATCTTTCGAATCAACGCCCGTCTTCGGTCTGAGTGCCGACAGCATGGTGTGGCTGTACAAGGAAACGGGTGCTGTTGACACGTTCACGGCTGCATACAGCTTTGGCACGTTGTTCACAGCCAATAACCTGCTTGCCGGCGACTACTACTACAAGGTCACCGGTTCGACGACCGGCAGCCTCGGCGGTGTATTCGCCCTGACTTCCACCACCGCTCCCATCACAGTGGTTCCGGAAGCGGACACCTACCTGATGATGCTGGCTGGTCTGGGCATGATCGGTCTGATGGCAAAGCGTCGCATGAGCTGA
- the lexA gene encoding transcriptional repressor LexA — protein sequence MVSSVLTARQQQILQLIRDAVSERGSPPTRAEIAQAFGFRSPNAAESHLRALARKGVISLDEGRARGIRLTESPGIPLIGRVAAGSPILADAHVQGRYQLDPAMFSPRADYLLRVCGQSMRDAGILDGDLLAIHATNEAVNGQIIVARLSEEVTVKRLKRLGSRVELLPENPEFQPIVIDAQRDPLVIEGVVVGLIRNGSPV from the coding sequence ATGGTCTCAAGCGTCCTGACGGCCCGTCAGCAACAGATCCTGCAACTGATACGCGATGCCGTCAGCGAACGCGGCAGCCCGCCCACCCGGGCAGAAATCGCACAGGCCTTCGGCTTCCGCTCCCCCAATGCCGCAGAAAGCCATCTGCGGGCGCTGGCGCGCAAGGGCGTCATCAGTCTGGATGAAGGTCGTGCACGCGGCATCCGGCTGACCGAATCTCCCGGCATCCCGCTGATCGGCCGGGTGGCGGCGGGCAGCCCGATACTGGCCGATGCGCATGTGCAGGGCCGCTACCAGCTCGATCCGGCAATGTTTTCACCCCGCGCCGACTACCTGCTGCGGGTGTGCGGCCAGAGCATGCGCGACGCCGGCATCCTCGATGGCGACCTGCTCGCCATCCACGCCACGAACGAAGCGGTGAATGGCCAGATCATCGTCGCCCGCCTGAGCGAAGAAGTGACCGTGAAGCGTTTGAAACGGCTCGGCTCACGCGTCGAACTGCTGCCAGAAAATCCGGAGTTCCAACCCATCGTGATCGATGCGCAGCGCGATCCGCTGGTGATCGAGGGCGTGGTGGTCGGCCTGATCCGCAACGGCAGTCCGGTCTGA
- the imuA gene encoding translesion DNA synthesis-associated protein ImuA, translating to MSTQALNLFRHPSLWRAGDVSPAVPNGIPTGHAALNAALPGQGWPVGEMTELLTDCSGHGELSLLMPLLAGAEAEGNWRVWVAPPHLPGVSALAAAGVRPRQLIVVRADTAGERVWAIRQALRSGVCSVVVGWLDRVDNALLRRLQLAVREAAIPLILFRPLQQAQHASPAALRLQLSARAAGVLRIDILKRRGAPANQPLYLQGAGFEAPPAMAAMRCAAPPVLALTA from the coding sequence ATGAGCACGCAAGCGCTGAATCTCTTCCGGCATCCGTCACTCTGGCGTGCCGGCGACGTGTCACCAGCAGTGCCGAATGGCATCCCGACCGGTCACGCCGCACTGAATGCCGCTCTGCCGGGTCAGGGCTGGCCGGTCGGCGAAATGACCGAATTGCTGACCGACTGCAGCGGCCACGGCGAACTGTCGCTGTTGATGCCTTTGCTGGCCGGAGCCGAAGCAGAGGGCAACTGGCGGGTCTGGGTGGCGCCGCCACATCTGCCCGGCGTGTCTGCGCTGGCGGCAGCCGGCGTAAGGCCCCGGCAATTGATCGTGGTACGGGCAGACACGGCGGGCGAGCGGGTGTGGGCGATCCGCCAGGCATTGCGTTCAGGCGTCTGTTCGGTTGTCGTCGGCTGGCTCGACCGCGTCGACAATGCATTGCTGCGACGGCTGCAGCTGGCGGTACGTGAGGCGGCGATTCCGCTGATCCTGTTCCGTCCGCTGCAGCAGGCACAGCACGCCTCGCCTGCGGCACTGCGGCTGCAGCTGTCGGCCCGCGCAGCCGGCGTGCTGCGCATCGACATCCTGAAACGGCGCGGTGCGCCGGCAAACCAGCCGCTCTACCTGCAGGGAGCAGGTTTCGAAGCGCCGCCGGCCATGGCAGCGATGCGCTGTGCCGCTCCACCCGTGCTGGCGCTGACCGCATGA